The Sander vitreus isolate 19-12246 chromosome 5, sanVit1, whole genome shotgun sequence genome includes a region encoding these proteins:
- the LOC144518453 gene encoding transcription factor BTF3 homolog 4-like isoform X1: MISSPLSSASSVGRTKTRGREMKESIMNQEKLAKLQAQVRIGGKGSARRKKKVVHRTATADDKKLQFSLKKLGVNNISGIEEVNMFTNQGTVIHFNNPKVQASLAANTFTITGHAENKQLTEMLPGILNQLGADSLTSLRRLAETLPKPAGENKGPMVAAEEEEDDDDVPDLVENFDEASKDEAN; the protein is encoded by the exons atgatttcctcgccTCTCTCCAGCgcttcctcggtgggacggactaagacgcgaggaagggag ATGAAGGAGTCGATAATGAACCAGGAGAAGCTCGCCAAACTGCAGGCGCAGGTCCGCATAGGCGGCAAG GGGTCAGCCCGCAGAAAGAAGAAGGTGGTGCACAGAACAGCAACAGCAGATGACAAGAAGCTGCAGTTCTCCCTCAAGAAACTGGGAGTCAACAACATCTCTGGCATCGAGGAG GTGAATATGTTCACAAACCAGGGAACAGTGATCCACTTCAATAACCCAAAGGTTCAGGCCTCCTTGGCTGCCAACACATTTACGATCACAGGACACGCTGAGAACAAGCAGCTCACAGAGATGCTCCCAGGAATCCTAAACCAGCTGGGGGCCGACAGTCTTACCAGTCTCAGGAGATTAGCAGAGACCCTGCCTAAACCAG CTGGAGAGAACAAAGGCCCCATGGTTGCtgctgaagaggaggaggatgatgatgatgttccAG ATCTTGTTGAAAACTTTGACGAGGCTTCAAAGGACGAGGCAAACTAA
- the utp15 gene encoding U3 small nucleolar RNA-associated protein 15 homolog: protein MASFKPTKVQVYPKLGEKVTQDTLYWKNYKAPVQIKEFGAITNIDFSPVAPHNFAVTAFTRIHIYGPFSQEPVKTFTRFKDTAYCGRFRSDGQLLVAGCEDSVVRLFDVSGKVALRMFKGHTKAVHITDFTSDRYQILTGSDDYTCRLWDIPNATELNAYQEHTDYIRCGVTSKLNRDLFITGSYDHTLKLFDARADKSVMTMDHGQPVESLLLYPSEGLLVSAGGRHVKVWDLLKGGQPLVSLKNHHKTVTCLCLSSSGHRLLSASLDRHVKVYNTTNYKVVHNFDYAASILSLALAPDDESIVVGMTNSILSIKHRKSLEESKELSGQQRRQPSYRVFVKGKNYVPKQDDYLVSKPVKQHLAKYDKQLKKFNVSKALDTALETWTRLRKPEITVAVIKELDRRGTLKNALAGRDEQGLARLLNFLIGNVVDSRFAPVLVTAAEMILDIYQSVIGQSPVVDRQLLRLQELLEREIDYQQDLLEVLGMLDTMFASSLPRKDMPCPGVSRANGLAQGESSISRPQVQAT from the exons ATGGCTTCATTTAAACCTACTAAAGTCCAAGTCTATCCTAAACTTGGAGAGAAAGTCACACAAGACACACTGTACTGGAAAAACTACAAG GCTCCGGTCCAGATAAAAGAATTTGGAGCAATCACAAACATAGACTTCTCCCCAGTGGCTCCGCATAACTTCGCGGTGACAGCATTCACAAGA ATCCACATTTACGGGCCGTTCTCCCAGGAGCCTGTTAAGACATTTACACGTTTTAAAGATACTGCATACTGTGGGAGGTTCAGGTCAGACGGTCAGCTGCTCGTGGCGGGATGTGAGGACTCTGTGGTCCGGCTGTTTGATGTCAGTGGCAAGGTGGCACTCAGGATGTTTAAAGGACACACAAA GGCTGTACATATCACAGACTTTACCTCAGACCGTTACCAGATTCTCACAGGGTCCGACGACTACACCTGTCGACTTTGGGACATCCCAAATGCCACTGAGCTCAACGCCTACCAAGAACACACAGATTACATTCGCTGTGGCGTCACAAGCAAACTCAACAGAGATCTCTTCATTACTG GATCTTATGACCACACGCTGAAACTGTTTGATGCCAGAGCGGATAAGAGTGTGATGACCATGGACCATGGCCAGCCAGTGGAGAGTCTGCTCCTCTATCCTTCTGAGGGACTCCTCGTCTCTGCAG GGGGGCGCCATGTGAAAGTATGGGATCTGCTAAAAGGAGGCCAGCCTCTGGTGTCACTGAAGAACCATCACAAAACTGTCACCTGTTTGTGTCTCAGCAGCAGCGGACACAGACTGCTGTCAGCTTCTCTGGACAG GCATGTAAAGGTGTACAACACCACAAACTATAAAGTGGTCCACAACTTTGACTACGCTGCCTCCATCCTCAGTCTGGCTTTGGCT CCGGATGATGAGTCCATCGTTGTGGGTATGACCAATAGTATCCTGAGTATCAAACACAGGAAAAGCCTCGAAGAGTCGAAGGAACTCTCCGGCCAACAGAGACGACAGCCGTCATATCGTGTTTTTGTGAAAGGGAAGAACTACGTCCCTAAACAG GATGATTATCTCGTCAGCAAGCCAGTGAAACAGCATTTGGCCAAATATGACAAGCAGCTCAAGAAATTTAATGTATCCAAGGCTTTGGATACAGCTCTGGAG ACGTGGACAAGACTGAGAAAGCCAGAGATCACAGTTGCCGTTATAAAGGAGCTGGATCGAAGAGGAACATTGAAGAATGCTCTGGCAGGAAGGGATGAACAGGGGCTCGCTCGGTTGCTCAACTTCCTCATAGG GAACGTAGTTGACTCCAGGTTTGCTCCTGTCCTCGTAACAGCGGCTGAGATGATCCTGGACATTTATCAATCCGTAATCGGACAGTCGCCAGTTGTGGATCGGCAGCTGCTGCGTCTACAGGAGCTgctggagagagagattgaCTACCAGCAGGACCTCCTGGAGGTGCTGGGCATGTTGGACACGATGTTCGCCTCCTCCCTTCCTAGGAAGGACATGCCATGCCCTGGCGTCAGCAGGGCTAATGGCCTGGCTCAGGGAGAATCGAGTATCTCAAGACCACAGGTTCAGGCCACCTGA
- the LOC144518453 gene encoding transcription factor BTF3-like isoform X2, with protein sequence MKESIMNQEKLAKLQAQVRIGGKGSARRKKKVVHRTATADDKKLQFSLKKLGVNNISGIEEVNMFTNQGTVIHFNNPKVQASLAANTFTITGHAENKQLTEMLPGILNQLGADSLTSLRRLAETLPKPAGENKGPMVAAEEEEDDDDVPDLVENFDEASKDEAN encoded by the exons ATGAAGGAGTCGATAATGAACCAGGAGAAGCTCGCCAAACTGCAGGCGCAGGTCCGCATAGGCGGCAAG GGGTCAGCCCGCAGAAAGAAGAAGGTGGTGCACAGAACAGCAACAGCAGATGACAAGAAGCTGCAGTTCTCCCTCAAGAAACTGGGAGTCAACAACATCTCTGGCATCGAGGAG GTGAATATGTTCACAAACCAGGGAACAGTGATCCACTTCAATAACCCAAAGGTTCAGGCCTCCTTGGCTGCCAACACATTTACGATCACAGGACACGCTGAGAACAAGCAGCTCACAGAGATGCTCCCAGGAATCCTAAACCAGCTGGGGGCCGACAGTCTTACCAGTCTCAGGAGATTAGCAGAGACCCTGCCTAAACCAG CTGGAGAGAACAAAGGCCCCATGGTTGCtgctgaagaggaggaggatgatgatgatgttccAG ATCTTGTTGAAAACTTTGACGAGGCTTCAAAGGACGAGGCAAACTAA